In a genomic window of Vairimorpha necatrix chromosome 12, complete sequence:
- a CDS encoding putative SP-containing protein — translation MKYLVNTLIISLFTVQILSRTVKVDEDVVPKNENLKNLPEKLTTKIEDSTSSSSEDHGIFIKISDKRNKSSKPVKEKNRTEKKEKKLKPLVNQKLKKQAVKIDKLNKGQISPYDFAVKNEAHKPEVNVPKKDIKPTLSLDSTYKTPTSDFLLKDFKPKSVNISFTEKEIKDLEKFSKDLDNFLPSINKISVIVKNVIKFSKKDDENKNKSDKPSELFNIKVIEVSDGNTSN, via the coding sequence atgaaatatttggTAAATACACTAataatatctttatttaCTGTCCAAATACTCTCAAGAACTGTCAAAGTTGACGAGGATGTTGTaccaaaaaatgaaaatctaaaaaatcttccTGAAAAACTTACAACCAAAATCGAAGACTCAACAAGTTCAAGCTCAGAAGACCACggaatatttattaaaatatctgACAAAAGAAACAAGTCGTCAAAACCagtaaaagaaaaaaacagaactgaaaaaaaagaaaaaaaacttaaaccGCTTGTAAACCagaaactaaaaaaacagGCTGTTAAAATTGACAAGCTTAATAAAGGCCAGATAAGTCCATACGATTTCGCAGTAAAGAATGAAGCCCATAAACCAGAAGTGAATGTGcctaaaaaagatataaagcCTACTTTGTCCTTGGATTCAACTTATAAAACACCTACTTCCGATTTCTTGCTTAAAGATTTTAAGCCTAAATCAGTAAACATTTCATTTACAgagaaagaaattaaagatttaGAGAAGTTTAGTAAAGAtcttgataattttttaccttctattaataaaataagtgTAATAGTAAAGAATGTTATAAAGTTTAGTAAGAAAGATGATGAGAATAAGAATAAGAGCGACAAACCGAGTGAattgtttaatattaagGTTATAGAAGTATCAGATGGGAACACttctaattaa
- a CDS encoding protein sel-1 like protein: MKILLIFLNSIFSSSLEEVVLKEGNIVKGMNMLDNLQSDEDFLISYILKKYFMPESGSSTLNENDKILDLLMTDKYMRLVYSSLVLSSNEMYSSYSNICNLILEICRKCYFRYLENGYDFIPKVYYKNKEEDYRNLFIMTRSGDLKSIKLYFELLSNKKIDLKDQISILEYLASKGQAKAFGYLGEAYFYGVGVEKSLDKSLDYFIKGKDLGTDYISYNGIGKILMSSEYEDYSGAKEHFDAISDINFNESDFRLYLLCKNHFMMDTLASYYLSRAVSLGYLPAIFVDGENYYKKKDYRSALIRFEAILEYDETVINLQNKAYEKYKNKEYMSCLVYLLMTIEMGSNSSLENAIYLLENCKMTKDQNIRDLLDKILFKLYLKHEKTSLSYINRIGDCYYYGKGVKQSHKTAYAYYLTSGSLNNTEGLISLYFAYTQGIGTKKDMMKGYKCIKKIQINDNNYILVLYIYIIFIISYLLNSYIIGTLLTCYITYRIYDKLIIKK; the protein is encoded by the coding sequence atgaaaatattattgatttttctaaattcaatattttcttcttcacTTGAGGAAGTAGTCTTAAAAGAAGGAAATATCGTCAAAGGAATGAATATGTTAGACAACCTTCAAAGTGATGaagattttcttatttcttaCATActtaagaaatattttatgcCAGAGAGTGGATCCTCCACTCTCAatgaaaatgataaaattctGGATTTGTTGATGACTGATAAATACATGAGACTTGTTTATTCTTCTCTTGTATTAAGTTCAAATGAGATGTATTCATCTTATTCtaatatttgtaatttgatattagaaatttgtAGAAAGTGTTATTTTcgatatttagaaaatggatatgattttataccaaaagtttattataaaaataaagaagaagattATAGAAATCTCTTTATTATGACAAGAAGTGGTGATCTTAAgagtataaaattatattttgaattattGTCTAATAAGAAAATCGATCTTAAAGATCAAATTTCAATTCTTGAATATTTGGCTTCTAAGGGACAAGCCAAGGCCTTTGGCTACTTAGGAGAAGCGTATTTTTATGGAGTCGGAGTTGAGAAATCATTAGATAAATCTcttgattattttattaagggCAAAGATCTTGGCACGGATTATATTTCTTACAATGGTATAGGGAAAATTCTAATGTCTAGTGAATATGAAGATTATTCTGGGGCTAAAGAGCATTTTGATGCTATTTctgatataaatttcaatgAGTCAGATTTCAGACTATATTTGTTGTGTAAGAATCATTTCATGATGGATACCCTTGCTTCTTATTATTTGTCTAGGGCTGTTTCCTTGGGCTATTTACCTGCTATCTTTGTAGACGGCGAGAATTACTACAAGAAAAAAGACTACAGGTCGGCACTTATCAGATTTGAAGCAATATTAGAATATGACGAGACtgtaataaatttacagaATAAAGcgtatgaaaaatataaaaataaagagtaCATGTCTTGTCTCGTGTATCTACTCATGACAATAGAAATGGGCTCTAATTCAAGCCTAGAAAATGcgatatatttattagaaaattgtaaaatgaCGAAAGATCAGAATATTAGAGATTtattagataaaatattatttaaattgtatttgAAACATGAGAAGACTTCTCTGTCATATATTAATCGTATAGGAGACTGTTACTATTATGGTAAGGGAGTAAAGCAGTCTCATAAGACCGCCTATGCCTATTATTTGACCTCTGGTTCATTGAACAATACAGAAGGCTTAATTAGCTTATACTTCGCCTATACACAGGGAATTGGGACTAAGAAAGATATGATGAAAGGatataaatgtataaaaaagatacaaattaatgataataattatatactggtattgtatatttatataatatttataataagttATCTATTAAATAGTTACATTATTGGGACTTTGTTGACTTGTTACATAACCTACAGAATCTACGATAAActcattattaaaaaataa
- a CDS encoding putative SP-containing protein, with translation MFLTSLLFFYFLQKSYANNEIDKIISTKESNIERQLNQDYVNDLLNLPKLGPKEIGQILVKMVFESIFDKMTFPIKMQSNWPHVKGEDYEIKKEDLTSFFFNEPKKIRNLRENCLGKKDAVYMLAENIANKSKKMLGILENLVLVSKKFNYEDRKKKFKKCVNVILDEDMKLTVLQVYDENKIKEFDAEITDNILDERHDYKNITIIDSIGREQIVSSCELIKEIETIINSIYSAFIFSLNQ, from the coding sequence atgtttttaacatctttgttgtttttctattttttacaaaaatcaTATGCTAACAATGAAATcgataaaattatatctaCTAAAGAAAGTAATATAGAGCGACAGTTAAATCAAGACTATGTAAATGACTTATTGAATCTGCCCAAACTTGGTCCAAAAGAAATAGGACAAATACTAGTAAAGATGGTATTCGAAAGTATCTTTGACAAAATGACATTTCCGATAAAAATGCAATCTAATTGGCCCCATGTAAAGGGGGAGGACTATGAGATAAAAAAGGAGGACTTGACatcctttttttttaatgaaccaaaaaaaattcgcAATCTAAGAGAGAATTGCCTTGGTAAAAAAGATGCGGTATATATGCTAGCAGAAAATATTGCTAACAAGAGTAAGAAGATGTTGGGTATTCTTGAAAACTTAGTTTTGGTATctaagaaatttaattatgaggatagaaaaaaaaaatttaaaaaatgcgTAAACGTTATACTAGATGAAGATATGAAATTAACAGTATTGCAGGTTTatgatgaaaataaaatcaaagaaTTTGATGCTGAAATTACAgacaatattttagatgAAAGAcatgattataaaaatataactatTATAGATTCGATAGGGAGAGAGCAAATTGTTTCGAGTTGTGAGTTAATTAAGGAAATTGAGACCATCATTAACTCAATTTATAGCGctttcattttttcattaaatcaataa
- a CDS encoding tryptophanyl-tRNA ligase (WARS1) yields MDKDTFQNITPWEAQVNTDNKTVSINYNKIISQFGCKSYTKDLTRKLEEFSKSTAHFYFSRNIVFAHRDFDILLEKMKNKKIYLYTGRGPSSESMHLGHVIPFQLCKYFQDTFKCPLVIQLTDDEKFLFKNQSLEESMKYCKENMKDIIAFGFDPDLTYIFSNVASAHLFEKNVLKISKSITLNEACKVFGFDMNSNIGMINFPSKEIAPCYASSFDFLQKGSMCLIPCAVDQDPYFRLARDKANILKEPKPTTLYVSLLPDLKGVNKKMSASDNTSSIFLTDTPAKIAKKIKKYAYSGGKETLEEHRLLGGDTSIDIPYQYLRYFHTDSSELERIKEEYEKGNMSSGEIKNICIEVIQRFVKEYQERRKNVTDEVLDNFCKKL; encoded by the coding sequence ATGGACAAAGACACATTTCAAAACATCACGCCATGGGAAGCACAAGTTAATACTGACAATAAAACAGtatcaataaattataataaaattatctcaCAATTTGGTTGTAAATCTTATACAAAAGATTTAACAAGAAAATTAGAGgaattttctaaatctaCAGCACATTTCTATTTTTCAAGGAACATTGTCTTCGCCCATAGGGATTTTGACATTTTActtgaaaaaatgaaaaataaaaaaatttatctgtACACTGGCAGAGGACCAAGCAGTGAAAGTATGCATTTGGGACATGTCATACCTTTCCAACTGTGCAAATATTTCCAAGATACGTTTAAATGTCCTCTAGTAATACAATTAACTGAtgatgaaaaatttttatttaaaaatcaatctCTAGAAGAATCTATGAAATATTGCAAAGAAAACATGAAAGACATAATTGCATTTGGATTTGATCCTGATTTGACTTATATTTTCAGTAATGTTGCGTCAGCAcatttatttgaaaaaaacgtgttaaaaatttctaaatccATTACATTGAATGAAGCTTGTAAAGTATTCGGATTTGATATGAATTCCAATATTGGGATGATAAATTTCCCATCTAAAGAAATCGCGCCATGTTACGCGTCttcttttgattttttacaaaaaggGTCAATGTGTCTGATACCATGTGCAGTTGATCAAGATCCATATTTTAGACTAGCGAGAGATAAAGCGAATATACTTAAAGAGCCCAAACCGACTACACTTTATGTTTCATTGTTACCAGATCTAAAAGGAGTCAATAAAAAGATGTCTGCTAGCGACAACACTAGTTCGATATTTCTAACTGACACACCCGCCAAAATTgccaaaaaaataaaaaaatacgcTTACAGTGGCGGTAAAGAGACATTAGAAGAGCACAGGTTATTAGGAGGAGACACTAGTATTGATATACCCTATCAATATCTTAGATATTTTCATACTGATAGTAGTGAATTAGAGAGGataaaagaagaatatgaaaaagGAAATATGTCTTCTGGAGAAATTAAGAATATTTGTATTGAAGTTATACAGAGATTTGTGAAAGAATATCAGGAAAGAAGGAAAAATGTGACAGATGAAGttttagataatttttgcaaaaaattataa